GCAGCCCCAAGTCCCAGCCGATCCCGACCGCACCCGGCCCGAACTTCGCCCGGAACTCCTCCGGGACCACGGCCGCGTGCTCCAGCTCCAGCACCGTCCGCCCCGGCCCCTCCGGCGTCACCCGCACCTCGACCTCGCCGAACCCGGGATCCGGGCCGAACAGCCAGGACACCCGCAGTCGCTCCGGCGCGACGCATTCGAGGATCTCGCCCCCGGCGTTGCCCTCCAGCTGGTAGTGGCCGCCGACCTTGAAGTCGCCGGTCACCGGCATGAACCAGCGCCCGATCCGCTCGGGCGAGGTGACCGCGTCCCACACGTCGGCGGCCTCCGCTTCGAACGTGCGCC
Above is a window of Streptomyces subrutilus DNA encoding:
- a CDS encoding SRPBCC domain-containing protein encodes the protein MSEIVDEINRVHREVGLRRVPAGEAGTVVLRRTFEAEAADVWDAVTSPERIGRWFMPVTGDFKVGGHYQLEGNAGGEILECVAPERLRVSWLFGPDPGFGEVEVRVTPEGPGRTVLELEHAAVVPEEFRAKFGPGAVGIGWDLGLLGLGMHLAGGGMSREEAEAWQVTPEARQFITRSGEAWGAAYAASGAAPEVAAATTAATIAFYTGA